The Mycolicibacterium aichiense region ACAGGCGATGAGTGGACCCATTGCCGCGCTGCTGGAAGCCGGCTTCAAACAATCGGTGCGCATGGTCGCCGATCAGTTGGGTTTTCGGTCCGATCCCCGCATCCGCTCCACACAGGAGGTCGCCGTCGCGGTCCACGGAACCGACGAGCTGGTGGTTCCGATGGAGGCGGGCACGGTGGCCGCTCGCCGCTTCAAGTGGCAGGCCATCGTCGACGACGAGCCGGTCGTCACGGCCGCGGTGAACTGGCTGATGTGTGACGTGGAACTCGATCCGCCGTGGACCTTGGGCGAGAAGGGCGAACGCTTCGAGGTGGAGGTCACCGGTGACTGCGATGTGTCACTGACTTTCAAAGGGCTGCAACCGGAAACCGTCGAGGAGGGGCTCAAGCGCAACCCGGGTGTCGTGGCCACCGCCAACCACTGCATCAGCGCCATCCCCTATGTCTGTGAGGCCGCACCCGGGATCAAGACGTATCTCGACCTGCCGCTGATCGCCGGCCGGGCCGCGCCACACCTGGCCAAGTGATCGTGGAAAGCCTTCGGGACCTTCGGTTTTCGCATCTGGTGGTCGGCGTCACCGACATGGACCGGGCGCTGGGGTTCTACCGGGGGCTGCTGGGCATGGACGTGGTCTTCGACCAGACCATGGCCGGGGACCAATTCGACCATGCACTCGGCGCCGGCGACGGGAACCAGGGCCGGGTGGTGGGCGGTCTGATCGGCGGAGTGATGATCGAGTTGCTGTCGCTGGGTACAGGCAGCCGTCCGGCGAAGCGGTCATTCGTCGGCAACCAGAACATCTCGCTGTCGGTCACCGACCTCGACGACACCTACCGGCAGGTCCAGGCGGCGGGGTTCGCGCCGGACCAGGCTCCGTTCGACATCGCGGGAGTGCGGATGTTCTTCGTCAAGGATCCCGACGGAACCGCGGTGGAGTTCATCGAGTTCCCAGGTACTGCACGCACATCGGAGGAGTTACATCGTGGTGTCCGCTGAGGCGACCTATTGGCATCCGGAATCGCTGAGCGGTCACCGGGTGATCGTCACCGGAGCGGCGCGCGGAGTCGGCCGGGGAATCAGCGCGGCGCTCCTGGAACGCGGCGCCTCGGTCTTGATGGTGGACCGCGACCCGGGCGTGATCGGCGTCGCGGGGGCCCTGCGCGATGACCAGCACGCCGTGCCTCTGGTCGCCGACTTGTGCGACCACTCCAGCTATCAGCACATCGTCGACGTCGCGGTCGAATCATTCGGTGGGATCGACGCTTTGATCAACAACGCGATTGCCACCGATGAACCCAAGCCCTTCACCGACATCACGATGGCCGACTACGATCTCGTCTTCAACATCGGCCCACGGGCCACCTTCTTCCT contains the following coding sequences:
- a CDS encoding VOC family protein — protein: MESLRDLRFSHLVVGVTDMDRALGFYRGLLGMDVVFDQTMAGDQFDHALGAGDGNQGRVVGGLIGGVMIELLSLGTGSRPAKRSFVGNQNISLSVTDLDDTYRQVQAAGFAPDQAPFDIAGVRMFFVKDPDGTAVEFIEFPGTARTSEELHRGVR